The following is a genomic window from Cryptosporangium phraense.
GCCGGTTACGCCGACAAGCTGCGCGCGGCCGGGGTCCCGGTCACCCACGTGACGTACTCGGCGATCATCCACGACTTCGTGATGGTCAACTCGCTGCACGGCACCGAGGCGTCGAAGGCCGCCCTCGCCCAGGCCGTCGCGTTCCTGAAGGCGGCGCTGAGCGCCTGATCCACCCTCGTGATCGGAGGTAGGGCGGAGGAGGATGCCGACCGTGGATCGTGACGGGCTGAGCGTGATGCCGGAGACGGCCCCGGCCGAGCCCGCGGCCCGGCGGCGGGGGACGTTCCGGGCGCTCGGGTCGCGGCCGTTCCGGCTGTACTTCGCCGGCCAGGTCGCCTCGGCCAGCGGCACGTTCCTGCAGCAGACCGCGATCGGCTGGCTGGTTCTGCAGCTCACGCACTCGGCGAGCGCGCTGGGCCTGGTGCTGGCGGCCGGCGGCATCCCGTCGCTGCTGCTCGGCCCGTGGGGCGGTGCGCTGGCCGACCGGATCGACCTGCGCCGGCTGCTGCTGGCCACCCAGGCCGCCTACGCGGTCTGCGCCGGGCTGCTCTGGGCCCTCGCCGCGTCCGGGCACGCGTCGGTGGCGGCCATCGTCGCGATCAACGTCGTCGCCGGGCTGGTGTCGATTCCGGACTCGCCGGCCCGCCAGGCCTTCGTCAGCGCGCTCGTCCCGCCGGACGACCTGGCCAGCGCGGTCAGCCTCAACGGCGTCGTCGTCAACGGCGCGCGGGTGATCGGGCCCGCGCTGGCCGGCGCGCTGATCGTCACCGTGGGGACGACACCCTGCTTCGCGGTGAACGCGATCTCCTACCTCGCGGTCATCGTCGCGTTGCTGTTCGTCCGGCCGCGGTCGGCCGGACGCCGTCCGGCCGGCCGCGCGGGCGTCGGAGCCGCGCTGACCTACGCCCGTGGCCGGCAGCAACTCTGGCTCCCGCTGACGATGATGGCGCTGGTCGGCCTGTTCGCGTTCAACTTCGCGGTCGTCCTGCCGGTGCTGGCCGACCGGACCTTGCACGGCGGCGGCGGCACGTACAGCCTGCTCTCGACGATGCTGAGCATCGGATCGGTGGCCGGGTCGCTGGCGGTCGGGCTGGTCCGGCATCCGCGCCGCCCGTACCTGGTCGCGGCGGCCGCGGCGTTCGGCGTCGGGCTGGCGCTGACCGCGGTGGCCCCGGGGGTCGTCGTGGCCTGCGCGAGCCTGCTGGTCACCGGCGTGGCCGCGTTCTCGTTCGTCACGCTCTGCTCGACGACGCTGCAGCTGCACTCGTCGTCGGAGTTCCGCGGCCGCGTCATGGCGCTCTGGGTGTTCGTCTACCTCGGGACCACCCCGATCGGCAGCGTCTTGACCGGCTGGATCGTCTCGGCCGGTGGGCCCCGGGCGGCGCTCTGGGTGGGGGCCGCGGCCTGCCTGGTGGCCGCACTCGTCGCGGGACGCGTCCACACGCCACCGCACCCCGACGCGGCCTACGCCGACCTCCCGCGGTGACCGGCGGGTCAGCGCAGGACGGAGGCCGTCCACCGGGAGATCCAGGCGTCCCGGTGCGCGTCGATCTCCCCGGCCGGCAGCGTGAGCGGCCGGGCCGGGAGCGTCGCGTAGGCGGTGAACTCGCGCGGTAGCGGGGTGCCCGGCAGGACCGGGAGCACGAACTCCTGCAGCGGCAGGTCCCGCTGGAACTCGGCCGAGAGCAGGAAGTCGACGAGCTTGCGGCCACCGGCCGAATTCTTCGCCCCGGCCAGCAGACCGGCGAACTCGATCTGCCGGAAGCAGGTGTCGACGAGGACGCCGGAGGGCGCGGTCGCCGGGCGCTCGGCCGCGTACAGCACCTCGGCCGGTGGGCTGGACGCGTACGAGACGACCAGCGGACGGTTGCCCTGGCCCCCGGAGCCGACGGTGAACCGCTGACGGTAGGCCTCGGCCCAGGTGTCGGTCACCAGCGCCCCGTTCGCCCGCAGGCGTTTCCACCAGCCCGTCCACCCCGCCTCGCCGAAGGAGGCGATCGTGCCGAGGAGGAACGCCAGCCCCGGCGAGGACGTGGCCGGGTTCTCGACCACCAGTTGGTTCCGGTAGGCCGGCGCGGTCAGGTCCTCGAACGTCCGCGGGGGCGCCAGCCGGTGCGCGGTGTACCAGGCCTTGTCGTAGTTGACGCACACGTCGCCGTAGTCGATCGGCGTGACGGCCGGGTCGAGGTCGAAGGCGCGCGGGACCTGGGTCGCGGTCGGCGCCCGGTACGGCGTGAAGATCCCGGCCCGGACCGCCCGGGAGAGGAACGTGTTGTCGACGCCGTACAGCACGTCGCCCTGCGGGTGACCCTTGCTCAGGACGGCCTGGTTGACCAGCGTTCCGGCGTCCCCGGAGCGCAGCACCCGGACCTTCAGGCCGCTGCGGTGCTCGAAGTCGGCCAGCACGCCCGGGCTGATCCGGAACGAGTCGTGGGTGAGCAGCGTGACGACCGTGGGATCGGCGTCCGGCGACGAGCACGAACAGATCGCCAGCACCGCCGTCACACAGAGCAGTGCGACCAGCCGTTTCAACTCGAGTCCTCCGGTCGCTCGTCGGCGCGGGCCATGCTAACTCCCGGGCGAGCGCGGTCCAGGGCTTCGCGTTCGCCTTGGGTCAGATGACGGATGCGTCGGGCCCATCGCTGGGTTTGGCTTAGGTCGTCAGCCGCCGCCGGAGGGAGCATCGCGTGAGCCACACTGTCGCCGATCAACTCGTCGCCTTTCTCGCCGAGGCCGGCGTGCGCCGCATCTACGGCATCGTCGGCGACAGCCTCAACGCGTTCAGCGACGCGGTCCGGCGCAGCGGCCGGCTGGAGTGGGTGCACGTCCACAACGAGGAGGCGGCCGCGTTCGCGGCGTCGGCCGAAGCGCAGGTCACCGGTCGGCTGGCGGTCTGCGCCGGCAGTTGCGGGCCGGGCAACACGCACCTGATCCAGGGCGTGCTCGACGCGCACCGGTCGGGTGCGCCGGTCCTCGCGCTCGCCTCGCACATCGCGTCACGGCAGATCGGCAGCGGGTTCTTCCAGGAGACCAAGCCCGAGGCGCTGTTCGCCCCGGCCAGCCATTACTGCGAGACGGTCGCCCACCCCGAGCAGATGGCCCGGCTGTCCCGGCTGGCGGTCCAGAACGCGGTCGGGAAGAGCGGCGCCTCGGTGCTCGTGCTCCCCGGCGACGTCCTGGCCGCCGACGCGGTGGAGCACGACCGGCCGGAGCGGCTGGTCACCTCCGCCCCGCGGACCGCTCCCGACCCCGAGGAGATCCGCGAGCTGGCCGATCGGATCGCCGCGGCCGACAAGGTCGCGATCTTCGCCGGCATCGGCTGCACGGACGCCCGCGCCGAGGTGCTCGAGCTGGCCGGGCGGCTGCAGGCCCCGATCGGGCACACGCTGCGCGGCAAGGACGTCTTCGGGTGGGACAACCCGTTCGACGTCGGCATGACCGGGCTGCTCGGCTATGGCGCCTGCTACGAGGCGCTGCACGAGGCCGACCTCGTCCTGCTGCTCGGCACCGACTTCCCCTACGACGACTTCCTGCCCGGCGCCCGGACGGTCCAGGTCGACCGCGACCCGGCCCGGCTCGGGCGTCGGACGCCGCTGGTGCAGGGCGTGGCCGCGGACGTCGGGCTGACGCTGCGCGCGCTGTTGCCGCTGCTGGAACAGCGCACCGGGCGGAAGTTCCTCGACACGATGCTGCGCCACACCGAGCACACGCTGCGCACCGCGGTCGAGGCGTACACCGGCGAGCACCACCAGCGCATCCCGATCCACCCCGAGTACCTGGCCCGCGTCGTGGACCGGGCCGCCGCCCCGGACGCCGTCTTCACCGTCGACACTGGCATGTGCTGCACCTGGGCGGCCAGGTACCTGACGCCCACCGGGCAGCGCCGGATCCTCGGCTCGTTCGTCCACGGGTCGATGGCCAACGCGCTTCCGATGGCGATCGGCGCGCAGTTCGCCGCGCCCGGCCGCCAGGTCGTCTCGTTCTCCGGCGACGGCGGTCTGGCGATGCTGCTGGGCGAGCTGCTCACGGTCAGGCGGCACCGGCTCCCGGTGAAGACCGTCGTCTTCAACAACTCCAGCCTCGGCATGGTGCGGCTGGAGATGATGGTCGCCGGCGACCCGCCGTTCGAGACCGACCACGAACCGGTCGACTTCGCCGCGATCGCCGCCGCCGCGGGCCTCTACGCCGAGCGCGTCACCGACCCCGCTAATCTGACCGGAGCGGTCGAGAAATGGCTCGCGCACGACGGCCCGGCGCTTCTCGACGTCGTCACCACGCCCGACGCTCTGGAGGTGCCGTCGCACGTGACCATCGCCGAGACCAGGGGATTCGCGCTGTCGCTGGGCAAGACGGTGCTCGGCGGCGGGGTGGGCGAGGCGATCGAGCTGGCCCGGCAGAACCTCCGCAACATCCCGCACTGAGCCTCCGTGGACGAACTGGCGCGCCGACGCGTCCCGCCGATCCTGGCCGAGCAGCTCGGGCACGGCTTTGGTTCGGCGTCGGAGGCGGCCCGGCAGGTGGCCGGCGTCGCCGCTCTGCTCGGCCGCCGCTGGCGGCCGGACGAGGTCGCGGCCCTGCTCGGCTGGCCGGAACCCGCGGTCCGGTCGGCCGCCGCCGAGCTGACCGCGGCCGACCTGGTCGCGCCCGAGTCCGACTCCGTCGATGTCGACGCCGACGTCGAGAGCTACGCGTTCCGGCACGAGTCGTTCCAGCGGTACGCCGTCCGGTTCGTACCGGCCGCCGCCCGGCGCGGTCACCGGCGGGCCTGGGTCGACCTGCGGCTGGCCGCCGGAGCGTCGCCGGTGGAGGTGGCCTCGGTGCTCGCGGTCGTGGCCGAACCGGGCGACGCCGAGGCGGTCGCGATCCTGGCCGCGGCGGCCCGCGCGCTGGGCGAGAACACCCCGGCCCCGGCGGCCGACCTCTACCTCCGCGCGCTCGACCTCGACCCGCCCGGCACCCCGGAGCATGCCCGGCTGGCCGCCGAGGCCGCGGTCGCGCTGTGGGCGGCCGAGCGCGGCGAGGACGGCTCCGCGGTCAGCGACGCGTCACTGCGAGGCTTCCCGGACGCTCCGACCGAGGCGCGGGCCCGGCTGGAACTGGCCCTGCGGGTGGCGAACTACTCCTCGGCCGAGACGATCCGGCAGTGCCGGCTGGCGCTCGCGCTGCCCGGCCTCGGCGCCGAGCTGCGGGCCCGGCTGCTGTCGCTGCTCATCGGCGCCCTCTACACCGCCGACGAGTACGAGGACGTGCCCGAGCTGCAGGAGCCGGCCCGGGCCGCGGCCGGCCAGACCGACGACGTCCAGGCCCAGCTCACGACGCTGGAGTCGGGCTCGGTGGTGGCGTTCTACGCCGGCGACTGGGAGGCGGCGCTGGCCGCCCAGGACGAGGCCGACGCGCTCCGGACGCTCACCCGCACCGCCGCCCCGCGCCCCGCTCCGTACGACCTCTGGCCGTGCATGCAGCTCAGCGCGGTCGGGCGGGCCGGCGAGGGACTGGCGCTGACCGCCCGCGAGACGCGCCGCGCGTCCGCGTCCGGGCTCGCGTTGCTCCGCTGGGGTGCGGCCCGGGCGCAGCTCCAGTTCAACCTCGGCCGGCTGGCCCTGGCGCTGGCCGAGGCCGAGGGCGTCCGGGAGTTCGACGAGGTAGTCGACCCGGACGGCTTCGCCGGAGTGCTGGTCGCCCGGGTCCACGCGCGCACCGCGGCCCACCGCGGGATGCCGGAGGAGGTGGCCGCCGCCCGCCGCGCGGTGGCCCCGCGGCTGCGCAGCGAACTGCGCTGGCAGCGAGGCACCGCGCTGCTGGACGCCGCCCTCCTGGCCGATCAGGCCGGCGACACCGACGCGCTGGCCGCGCTGATCGGCGAGGCGACCGGGAACCGCGAACCCGAGGGCGTCCGCTTCTTCGCGGGCTCGGACGCCGCCGACGAACTGCTCGTCGGCCGGCTGGCGCTGCGGGCGGGCCACGACGCCGTCGCCCGGGAGGTCCTCGACACGCTCGTCCGGCTGGAGACGCGCAATCCGCGGCTGCCGTTCCTGCACGGGCTGGCCCTGCACCTGAGCGGTCTGGTCGATCGTGACGCGGGCCGGCTCCTGCAGGCCGCGGCGGCCTACGCGACCTCCGACCGCGTGCTGGTCCGGGCCGGGGCGTTCGAGGACGCCGGACGGCAACAGCTGGCCGACGGGCGGGACGCCGACACCGCGCTCCGCCAGGCGCTGCGGCTCTACTCGGCGGCCGGCTGCCGCAACGACGCCGACCGGATCCGGGCCCGGCTCGCCGCGGCCGGCCGGCCGGTCGCGCCCGGCGACGAGCCGCCGCTCCCCGAGGACCCTACGGTGCGCGCGGCCGAGCTGGCCGCCGGGGGCCTGGGTACCCCGGAGATCGCCGAGGCCCTCGACCTGCCGGCCCCGACCGTCCGAGCGCTACTCCGGCGAGCCGCGGCGCGGGCCCGGCAGCGGCCCGGTCACTGATCTTCGGCCAGCACGATCCGGGCCAGCTCGACCCGGGAGCGGACGCCGAGCTTGGCGTAGGTGTTGCGCAGGTGCGTGCTGACCGTGTGCGGAGACAGGAACAGCCGGTCGGCGGCCTCGCGCTTGGTCGCGCCGCGTCCGATGATCCGCGCGACCTCGAGCTCGGTCGCGGTCAGCGCCGCCCAGCCGGTGATTCCGCGGGCCCGTGCGGCTCGGCGGCGCCGCACGCCGAGCTCGCGCAGCAGCGCGCGGACCCGGGCCGCGTCGCGGTGGGCGCCGTGCCGGTCGAGCAGCAGCAGGGCCCGGTCGAGGTAGCCGACCCCGGTGTCGCCGCGTCCGGCCAGCCGACCGGCGTCCTCCAGCGCGGCGGCCAGGACCAGCGGGCGCTCACCCGGCTCCAGCAGCGCGATCGCCCGGTCGAGCTCGGCCGGACTGCGCTCGGTCAGCCCGCGGGCGTGCGCCCCACCGGCGACCAGCGCGGGCAGGTCGGGGTTGCGGGCGGCGTCGGCGGTGGCCCGGGACGCGATGCGCTCGGCCAGCCGCTGGTTCCCGGCGCGCAGCGCGATCCGGACCAGCAGCGCCGGGTCACCCGGGTCGGGCGGCTCGGCCAGCCACGGGCCGACGCCCTCCAGCCGGGCCAGCGCGGGCGCGGCCAGGGCGAGCGCGCGCGCCGGGTCGCCCTGGGCGTCGGCGACCAGCGCGGCGAGCCAGGCGCCGGTGCACCGCACGGCGAGCGACTCCGCGTCGCGCATCCGCTGGGCGTTGCGGGCCGCCCCGGCGATGCCCGCCTCGTCGCCGCTGGCCAGCGCGGCCCGACCGGCCGTGTAGAGCCCGATGATCGCGGCCGTGTGGTCGGGCTCCATCGTCTCCGGGCGCTCCGGGAAGGCCGCGGCCAGCGCGGCCGCCTCGGCCAGGGCTCCGGCGTCGAACCGCAGGCGGGCCCGCAGCGCACGCAGGACGCCGCCCCGCCCGGGCGCGGCGGCGTCGACCGCGGCGAGCGCGGCCCCCACCTCGCCGGCCATGCTCGCGCAGACGGCCGTGAGCAGCGCCGGGCTCCAGAGCAGCGGGGCGTCGACCAGGTCACGGGCCGCGGCGAGCGACGCCCGGGCCGCGGTGATCCCGTCGGTGTGCAGGCGGACGCACGCCTCGACCGCCCGCAGGGCGGACAGCGCCTCGACGTCGCCGGTGGCCCGGGCCAGCCGCATCGCGGACGGGAGGAGCGCGGCGGTGGCCTCGATCTCGTAGTCGCGGATCCGGGTGAGCGCCCGGGTGGCCAGCAACCGGGCCCGGGTGCCGCCGGAGACGCCGGAGAGGCCGAGCGCGGTGGTGCTGTGCCGGACCGACTGGGCGAACGAGTACTCCCGGTGGACGACGGCGATCGACAGCCGGATGCGCGCCTCGACCTCCGGGTCCAACCGGCCCTGCAGCGACCGTTCGGCCAGCGCCAGCCCGTCGGCGGCCCGGCCGGCCAGCACGTAGGCGCCGACCGCGTCCTCGATCAACCCGGCCCGGACGGCGTGGTCGGCCGGGGCCAGCTCGAGCGCTCCGGTCAGCAGCTCGACCGCCCGGCCGGGTACGGCGGCGGACGCGGCCCGGCGCAGCAGTTCCACCGCGGCCAGGTCACCGGGGAGCGCCGAGTCCAGCAGCGCGTCGGCCACCTCGAGCACCGGGCGGCCGTCGGCGAGGTCGGCGTCGACGGCCTGGCGGCGCAGCGCCCGGACCAGGTCGACCGGCAGGTCCTGACTGAGCACCTCGCGGACCAGCCCGGTGCGGAAGCGCCGCTGCCCGCCCTCGGAGGTCAGGAGCCCCTCGCCGGCCAGCTCCTCGAGCGGGCCGGTCAGGGCGGCGGGGGAGCGGTCGAGCAGCGTCGCCAGCTGGGTGACCGTGAACCGGTCGCCGACCGCCGCGCCGATCCGGACCGCTTCCTGGGCCGGCTCGGAGAGCCGCTCCACCCGTCGGCCGATCACCGCGCGCAGCCGCCCGGAGAACACGTCGGCCTGCTCGGCCAGCCCGCGCAGCAGTTCGACGAGGAGCAGCGGCTCGCCGCCGGCCCGGTGGGCGAGCGCGCGTTCGGCCGGCGACGGCGGACGCCCCAGCACGTCCCGCGCGACCGCCTCGACCGCGGTGTCGTCCAGGGGCCGGAGCGGGTGGATCGTCGCGCCGCCGTCGGCCAGCCGGGTCAGCGTCGGGTCGGCGTCCGCGGGCCGGGTGGTGAGGACCCAGGCGACGCGGTGCCCGGCGAGCCGCTCCGGCAGCGCCCGCAGCACGAACCGGGTGGCGTCGTCGGCCCAGTGCAGGTCGTCGATCGTGATCAGCAGCGGAGTCCGCCGGGCGGCCCGCTCCAGCTGGTCCTGGAACTCGTCGAGCACCTGGTAGCGCTGGTCGGTGCCGGTGGCCAGGCGACGGGCCGGCTCCGGGCCGAGGACCGGGTCGACCGGGCCGTGCAGGGCGTCGAGCAGCGGGGCCAGCGGCAGCAGGCGCGACTCGGCCTCGGCCGCCCCGCCGAGCGCGCGGAACCCGGCCGCGGTGGCCAGGCTCCTGGCCTCGGCCAGTAAGCGGCTCTTACCCGATCCGGTGCCGCCCGCGAACACCAGGACGCCCCCGTGGCCGTCCGCGAGCCGGCCGACGAGCGCGCCCAGAGCGTCGAGCTCCGCGGTCCGGCCGCGGACCGGAGTCGCCCGGCGGTCCGCCGGGACGCGCACCGGGCCCACCGGGTCCGGGATCGCCCGCTCCGCCACCATCGCCCCCACCTCTCATCGTTCATCCTCGATCGTGCCTGCTCGGCCCGGGTGCGAATACCGGACGTTCGTCCGAGGTATCGTCCGTTTGCCGAGGACCGGCGGTGCCCCGAGCGCCGGGCGCGTAGCAGAGTCAGGAGCCACGTGCCCGTACTGCACGGCCGAGCCGGGGAACTCGGCGTGATCACGGCGGCGCTGGCTGCGGTCGGCCGGGGCCGCGGCGGCACGATCGTCGTCGCCGGGGCGCCCGGTTCCGGCCGCACCGCGCTGCTGGCCGAGGCCGTCGCCCGGGCGCCCGGACACGGGGTGACCCCGCTGACCGAGCTGCCGGTCGAGCCGTCCGACCGGCCCGCGACGCTCGTGCTCGACCTGGCCGAGCGGCTCGCCACGCCGGAACCCCGGCTGCTGGTGATCGACGACCTGCAGGCCCGGTCCGGTGCGACGCTGCACGTCCTGCGGGCGCTGGCCAGGAGGCTGGCCGGC
Proteins encoded in this region:
- a CDS encoding MFS transporter gives rise to the protein MDRDGLSVMPETAPAEPAARRRGTFRALGSRPFRLYFAGQVASASGTFLQQTAIGWLVLQLTHSASALGLVLAAGGIPSLLLGPWGGALADRIDLRRLLLATQAAYAVCAGLLWALAASGHASVAAIVAINVVAGLVSIPDSPARQAFVSALVPPDDLASAVSLNGVVVNGARVIGPALAGALIVTVGTTPCFAVNAISYLAVIVALLFVRPRSAGRRPAGRAGVGAALTYARGRQQLWLPLTMMALVGLFAFNFAVVLPVLADRTLHGGGGTYSLLSTMLSIGSVAGSLAVGLVRHPRRPYLVAAAAAFGVGLALTAVAPGVVVACASLLVTGVAAFSFVTLCSTTLQLHSSSEFRGRVMALWVFVYLGTTPIGSVLTGWIVSAGGPRAALWVGAAACLVAALVAGRVHTPPHPDAAYADLPR
- a CDS encoding thiamine ABC transporter substrate-binding protein: MKRLVALLCVTAVLAICSCSSPDADPTVVTLLTHDSFRISPGVLADFEHRSGLKVRVLRSGDAGTLVNQAVLSKGHPQGDVLYGVDNTFLSRAVRAGIFTPYRAPTATQVPRAFDLDPAVTPIDYGDVCVNYDKAWYTAHRLAPPRTFEDLTAPAYRNQLVVENPATSSPGLAFLLGTIASFGEAGWTGWWKRLRANGALVTDTWAEAYRQRFTVGSGGQGNRPLVVSYASSPPAEVLYAAERPATAPSGVLVDTCFRQIEFAGLLAGAKNSAGGRKLVDFLLSAEFQRDLPLQEFVLPVLPGTPLPREFTAYATLPARPLTLPAGEIDAHRDAWISRWTASVLR
- a CDS encoding thiamine pyrophosphate-dependent enzyme; the protein is MSHTVADQLVAFLAEAGVRRIYGIVGDSLNAFSDAVRRSGRLEWVHVHNEEAAAFAASAEAQVTGRLAVCAGSCGPGNTHLIQGVLDAHRSGAPVLALASHIASRQIGSGFFQETKPEALFAPASHYCETVAHPEQMARLSRLAVQNAVGKSGASVLVLPGDVLAADAVEHDRPERLVTSAPRTAPDPEEIRELADRIAAADKVAIFAGIGCTDARAEVLELAGRLQAPIGHTLRGKDVFGWDNPFDVGMTGLLGYGACYEALHEADLVLLLGTDFPYDDFLPGARTVQVDRDPARLGRRTPLVQGVAADVGLTLRALLPLLEQRTGRKFLDTMLRHTEHTLRTAVEAYTGEHHQRIPIHPEYLARVVDRAAAPDAVFTVDTGMCCTWAARYLTPTGQRRILGSFVHGSMANALPMAIGAQFAAPGRQVVSFSGDGGLAMLLGELLTVRRHRLPVKTVVFNNSSLGMVRLEMMVAGDPPFETDHEPVDFAAIAAAAGLYAERVTDPANLTGAVEKWLAHDGPALLDVVTTPDALEVPSHVTIAETRGFALSLGKTVLGGGVGEAIELARQNLRNIPH
- a CDS encoding ATP-binding protein; amino-acid sequence: MVAERAIPDPVGPVRVPADRRATPVRGRTAELDALGALVGRLADGHGGVLVFAGGTGSGKSRLLAEARSLATAAGFRALGGAAEAESRLLPLAPLLDALHGPVDPVLGPEPARRLATGTDQRYQVLDEFQDQLERAARRTPLLITIDDLHWADDATRFVLRALPERLAGHRVAWVLTTRPADADPTLTRLADGGATIHPLRPLDDTAVEAVARDVLGRPPSPAERALAHRAGGEPLLLVELLRGLAEQADVFSGRLRAVIGRRVERLSEPAQEAVRIGAAVGDRFTVTQLATLLDRSPAALTGPLEELAGEGLLTSEGGQRRFRTGLVREVLSQDLPVDLVRALRRQAVDADLADGRPVLEVADALLDSALPGDLAAVELLRRAASAAVPGRAVELLTGALELAPADHAVRAGLIEDAVGAYVLAGRAADGLALAERSLQGRLDPEVEARIRLSIAVVHREYSFAQSVRHSTTALGLSGVSGGTRARLLATRALTRIRDYEIEATAALLPSAMRLARATGDVEALSALRAVEACVRLHTDGITAARASLAAARDLVDAPLLWSPALLTAVCASMAGEVGAALAAVDAAAPGRGGVLRALRARLRFDAGALAEAAALAAAFPERPETMEPDHTAAIIGLYTAGRAALASGDEAGIAGAARNAQRMRDAESLAVRCTGAWLAALVADAQGDPARALALAAPALARLEGVGPWLAEPPDPGDPALLVRIALRAGNQRLAERIASRATADAARNPDLPALVAGGAHARGLTERSPAELDRAIALLEPGERPLVLAAALEDAGRLAGRGDTGVGYLDRALLLLDRHGAHRDAARVRALLRELGVRRRRAARARGITGWAALTATELEVARIIGRGATKREAADRLFLSPHTVSTHLRNTYAKLGVRSRVELARIVLAEDQ